CCCGCCTGGATCTGGGACGGCGGGCTGGTGGCGGCCGGGCTGGGCTCGACGGCCGTGATCGTGGGCGTCCTGCGGGCGCCGCGGGGCCCGGTGGGCCGGGTACTGGCTCTGGCTCCCCTGGCCTGGCTGGGCCGGATCAGCTACTCGCTGTACCTGTGGCACTGGCCGGTCATCGTCCTGGTCAACCCGAGCACCACCGGCCTGTCCGGCGCGGCGCTGGTGGTGCTGAGGGTGGCGCTGATGCTGGCCGCCACGTGCGCCAGCTACTACCTGGTCGAGACCCCTCTCCGGCGAGCGGACTGGGCGGCGTGGCGGCGGCGCGCCCTGGCTCCCGCCGGCGCCCTGGCCACCGCCGCCCTCGTCGTCGTCGGGACAACGGCGCCGGTGTCGGCGGGCGCCGCCCCGGTCTCACACCGCGACAGCCCGGCCACGCTCAACGCCACCGTCGGCTCGGTGCCGGCGGCGCTGCCGGTGGGACGCGTTCCCTCACCGTCGGATCCCCTGCGCGTCTGGATCATGGGTGACAGCGTGATGTTCGACAGCGCGGCGGGGTTGACCGCCGCTCTCGAGGCGACCGGGCGCGCCACCGTCACCGCCAACAGCTCGTTCGGGGGCTGGGGGCTGAGCACCGACCACGTGTGGCCGAGCGACGCCCAACGGATCATCAGGCAGTACCGCCCGGAGGTGGTGATCGGCACGTGGTCGTGGGACGACGGGCTGGCGGCCGCCGATCCGCCGGCCTACCGGACCCGGCTCGAGCAGGCGGTGAGAACGATCCTCACGCCCGGTGACGGCGTGGACCTGATGGTGCTGCTCGAGTACCCCCCCACCGGACCCTCACCCGCGGTCAGCGATCCGGTGGCGCGGGCCGCCAAGTGGAAACAGCAGCTCCAGGTGCAGGGGGCATGGGACCGCGTCGCTCGTTCGGTCACCGACGCCTTCCCGGGCCACGCCGCCTACCTGCGGACCACACCGGTGTTCGCGCCCGACGGTCGGGTCATGACCTGGATGCGCGTGTCGGGCACGACCTGGATCCGGGCGCGCAAGCTCGACAACACCCACATGTGCCCGTACGGGGCGGCGCTGTTCGGCTCGGCCGTGGTGACCGCCATCGCGGAGCCCCTGCTCCTCGGGACGATGAGCCCGGGCTGGGAGACCGGGGCGTGGACCCACGACGGGCGCTACAACGACCCGCCCGGTGCCTGTCCCGCCGACCAGCCGCCGCCCGGCTACACCGGAATCCCACTGCCCGTCACCAGCGGCTGACGGCCGGCGGGGGCGCTTCTGTCCCGGAAGCCGCTCCCCTATCATCGGTCGGTGCCCAAGGTCTACGCCGTCGCCAACCAGAAGGGCGGCGTCGCCAAGACCACGACCGTCCACTCCCTCGGCACGGCGCTGGCGGAGCGGGGCCGGCAGGTCCTCCTGGTCGATCTCGACCCCCAGGCGTGCCTCACTTACTCGCTCGGCCTGGTGGCCGCCGAGCTCGGCCACTCGCTGCACGACGTGATCGTCCACCGCACCCCGGCCGCGGACGCCCTCACCAAGGTCGGGGACATCCACATCCTTCCGGCCACGATCGACCTGACGGGCGCCGAGATCTACCTGCTCTCCAAGACCGGGCGTGAGTACGCGCTGGCGCGGGCCATCGAGCCGGTGGTGTCCGGCTACGACGTCGTGCTCATCGACTGCCCGCCCTCGCTCGGCATCCTCACGATCAACGGGCTGACCGCCGCCCACGAGGTGCTCATCCCGCTGCAGTGCGAGACGCTGTCGAGCCGCGGCGTCGGCCAGCTCCTCGAGACGGTGGGCGATGTGCGCAGCTTCACCAATCCCGGACTGGGTGTGGCGGGCGTGATCGCCACCATGTACGACGGCCGCACGCGCCTGGGCCAGCAGGTCCTGGCCGACGCCCACGAGCAGCACGGCCTCGAGCTCCTCCCCCCGCCGGTGCCCAAGTCGGTGAAGGTGGCGGAGGCGCCGGGCCGGAGCCGCTCGGTCCTGCAGCACGCCCCCCACTCCCCCGCCGCCGACGCCTATCGCGAGCTGGCCGCCCACCTCGACAGCCGGATCCGCTGAGCGAGGGCCGGTGACGCCCCGCGCCGTCGACCCCACCGGTAAGCAGGCCCTCTTCGGCTCCCCCCCGGCCGCCGCCGGGGACCGCCTGGCTCCGGGCGTGCGGCGGGAAGGAAAGGCGGCGCTCTTCTCGACCGCCCCCCGCCAGCCGGGCACCGTGGTCGTGGAGTGCTCGGGCTGCCGGGTGCTGAGCCGGGTCTCGCTGTTCGACCTCGGCCTGCGCGCCCTGTCCGGTTCGGCCTGGTTCCCGCTGCGTCGCCACTCCCACTGGATCCGCTGCCCCAACTGCGCCAAGCGGCAGTGGTGCCGGATCGGTTGGAACGACTGACCGATCGGAGCTATACCTCGGATTCGAAATTCGGGGGAGGGGGCGTCATGCAGAACCGCTGGGTCCAGGAGCCGGTGAGCGGGGAGGGGGGCGAGGTGGTGCCGTTTCCTGCCAATGCCCGCCTCGAGGTCACCTACCTGACCGATCCCGAGGTCCTGGCGGCGGCGCTGCCGCCGCCTCTGACCGCACCGCCCGAGCCGCGGGTCCACGTCCGGTTCACGCGCATCGAGGTCAACGGGCACCTCCACGAGATCGTCTGCTCGTTCCTGGTCGACGCCATGTACGGGGACCAGCTCGGCCAGCACTGCCTGGTCATGCCGATCGACCTGGCCGACGCCATCGCCCCCAGCCGCGAGCGCTACGGGGAGCCCAAGAAGATGGCCGAGATGGCCTTCGAGCGCCAGGGGGACCACGTGCGGGCCAGCGTCACCCGCCAGGGGGTCACGATCATCGACGTGGTGGGAGACGTGACCGAGAAGCTCCCGACTCCCGAGCCGTACCCGCTCCTGCACTTCTGGTACAAGTTCCTGCCCGCGGTCGAGGGGCCGGGTTTCGACGCCGGGCCGTTCCTCGTGACCCTCCACCAGACCATGAAGCCCGAGTCCGCCGAGTTGGTCGACGGCAAGATCGTGCTGCGCGACCTGCCCGGCACCCCGGTGGCCGACCTGCCCGTGCTCGAGCAGGAGTCGATGCGGTTCATGATGACGTCGTCGGACTTCTACCACGTGCTCGAGGACGTCGTCATCGACCCGGCCGAGTACGCCAGACACGTTGCCGTCCAGTACCGGTAGTCCCGCCCCCGACCGCCCGGAGCGGACCTACGACCGGCGGGGCTTTCTCGGCCTGACCGCCCGCCTGGCGGGAGGCGCCGCCCTCCTCGGCGGCGCCCCGGGGCTCCTGGCGGCGTGCAGCTCCTCAGGCTCGGGGGCCTCGGGCTCGTCCGGATCGCCGGCGTCGGGCCCCGGCACCGCCTCCGCCGGCACCCCCAAACGGGGCGGCTCGCTCAAGATCGGCATCGACGCCGAGACCAACGGCTTGAACCCCGTGGCCAGCGACTTCACCTCGCCGGCCGTCTACTACGCCCGGGCCGTGTTCGACACGCTGACCATCCAGGCGTCGGACGGTTCGGTCAAGCCCTACCTGGCGCAGTCGGTCACCCCCAACGCCAGCTACGACGTGTGGACGATCACCCTGCGGCCCGGCGTCGTCTTCCATGACGGGACCCCCCTGGACGCCGACGCCCTGGTCACGTACCTCAACCAGGTGGTGGCGAGCCCGACCTACTCGATCACCCTGCAGAAGCTGATCCGGAGCGTCTCCAAGACAGGGAACCTGTCGGTCAGCGTCAAGATGGGCCAGCCCTGGGTGGCCTTCGACGCCTATCTGTCGGGAGGAACCGGCGGAGCGGCCCAGCTCGGCTTCATCCCCTCGCCGAAGATGCTGGCGGACCCGAACGGAGCCAATCACCCGGTGGGAACCGGGCCGTTCGTGTTCCAGCGTTGGGACTCGAACGTGCAGTTCGTCGCCACCCGCAACCCGCACTACTGGCGATCGGGCCTGCCCTACCTGGACCAGATCACCTTCAAGCCGATCCCCGACGAGACGGCGCGGATTCAGACCCTCGATGCCGGCGGCGTCGACCTCATCCAGACCGCGGCCTACGACACGATCGCCTCGCTCCTGCATCAGTCGCAGTTCACCGTTCTCAGCAACGTCCACGGTGACGTGGGTGAGCCGAGCCAGAACTTCATCATGCTGAATACGCAGGTGGCGCCCCTCGACGACGTCCGGGTCCGCCGGGCCCTCGCCTCCGCCACCGATCAACGCCAGCTCAGCCGGCTCACCGAATCCAACCTGGTCCCGCCCTCGTCGGGCCCGTTCGAGCCGGGCAACCCCTGGTACTCGCCGACCGGCTATCCCACCTTCGACCTGGCCAAGGCCCAGGCGCTGGTGAAGGCGTACCAGGCGGAGAAGGGGCCGATCTCATTTCCGCTGATCACCGCCGGTACCACACAGCTCAACCAGATGCAGGTCCTCCAGCAGATGTGGAGGAAGGCCGGGATAACGGTCAGCTCCATCGACACGCCCACGAGCACGGCCCAGATCAGCGCCATCCTGATCGGGGACTATGCGGCGTCGTCGTGGGGCCAGTTCTCGGCGCCGGACCCCGACATGAACTATCCGTTCTGGTCGGCAACGACGGTGGCGCCGCTCAAGAAGTTCGCCGTGAACTTCGCCCGCAACGCCGACCCGGAGATCGAGGCCGCCCTGCAGGTGGGGCGGACCAACCCCGACCGGTCCGCCCGGATCGGGGCGTACCAGAAGGTGGCCCGGCGGCTGGCCGCCGACGTCCCCTACATCTGGACGGGCCGGGCCCTCGGCGCGGTGGCGGCCCGGCGCAACGTGGCGGGCTACGCGACCGGGCTCTCCCTGCCCCAGGGCGGCCGGGCGGCCGCCCTCAACGGCTCGAACATCTGGCTGACCGAGATCTGGATGAGCTGAGCCGTGGAGGCCCGGGCGGCCGGCGCGCCTCTCCCCGAGGCCATGGCGCTGGCCACCACCCGGTCCGACGGGAGCCCGGCGGGACCGTCCGGCCTTGATGGGACGGTCCCGCCTGACCGCGGTCAGGAGCAGCCGCTGGTCGTCCCGCAGCTGGCGCAGACGAAGCACGACCCGGCCCGCTGCATGGCGTTGCCGCACTGGTAGCAGTAGGGGGCGTCCTTGATCTCCCCGATCGGGCTGATCTCGACCGCGGTGTCGCTGACGTCCACCACCCCGATGGTCTCGGTGGTGGTCTCCTCCACGCCCGGAAGGGTGGGCTGGGTGCGCTCGTCGGTGGTGAGGATCCCGAGCTCCTCCCGCTCCTCGTAGGGCAGGTAGTCGACCGCCAGCCGCCGGAAGATGTAGTCGACGAGGCTCGACGCCAGGCTCAGATCGGGGTCGTCGGTCATGCCGGCCGGCTCGAACCGCATGTTGGTGTACTTGCGGACGTAGGTGGCCAGCGGGACTCCGTGCTGGAGGCCCAGGCTGATCGAGATCGAGAAGGCGTCCATCACCCCGGCCAGGGTCGATCCCTGCTTGGAGACCTTCATGAAGACCTCACCCGGTCGGCCGTCCTCGTACTCGCCGACCGTCACGTACCCCTCGCAGTCGGCAACCCGGAAGGCGAAGGTCTCGGACCGCCGGCGCTTGGGCAGCCGCTCCCGGATGGGCTGCTTGACCACCACCGTCTGGATGGCGAGCTGCTTCTCCAGCTCGGCCACCTTCTGGGCCAGGATGGGGTCGAGGACCACGGGAGCGGGAGCCTGGTCCTTCTCCTTCTTGGCCGTCGACAGCGGCTGGGCCACCTTGCAGTTGTCGCGGTAGATGGCCACCGCCTTGAGCCCGAGTTGCCAGGCGTCGATGTGGAGCTGCTCGACGTCCTCCACGCCTGCGTCCTCGGGCATGTTCACGGTCTTCGAGATGGCGCCGGAGATGAACGGCTGGACGGCACCCATCATCCGGACGTGTCCGAGGTAGTGGATCGCCCGCTCGCCGACGGCGCAGTCGAAGACCGGGTAGTGCTCGGTCTTCACGTAGGGCGCGCCGACGACGCCGTT
The sequence above is drawn from the Acidimicrobiales bacterium genome and encodes:
- a CDS encoding acetoacetate decarboxylase family protein translates to MQNRWVQEPVSGEGGEVVPFPANARLEVTYLTDPEVLAAALPPPLTAPPEPRVHVRFTRIEVNGHLHEIVCSFLVDAMYGDQLGQHCLVMPIDLADAIAPSRERYGEPKKMAEMAFERQGDHVRASVTRQGVTIIDVVGDVTEKLPTPEPYPLLHFWYKFLPAVEGPGFDAGPFLVTLHQTMKPESAELVDGKIVLRDLPGTPVADLPVLEQESMRFMMTSSDFYHVLEDVVIDPAEYARHVAVQYR
- a CDS encoding acyltransferase gives rise to the protein PAWIWDGGLVAAGLGSTAVIVGVLRAPRGPVGRVLALAPLAWLGRISYSLYLWHWPVIVLVNPSTTGLSGAALVVLRVALMLAATCASYYLVETPLRRADWAAWRRRALAPAGALATAALVVVGTTAPVSAGAAPVSHRDSPATLNATVGSVPAALPVGRVPSPSDPLRVWIMGDSVMFDSAAGLTAALEATGRATVTANSSFGGWGLSTDHVWPSDAQRIIRQYRPEVVIGTWSWDDGLAAADPPAYRTRLEQAVRTILTPGDGVDLMVLLEYPPTGPSPAVSDPVARAAKWKQQLQVQGAWDRVARSVTDAFPGHAAYLRTTPVFAPDGRVMTWMRVSGTTWIRARKLDNTHMCPYGAALFGSAVVTAIAEPLLLGTMSPGWETGAWTHDGRYNDPPGACPADQPPPGYTGIPLPVTSG
- a CDS encoding ABC transporter substrate-binding protein, which encodes MPSSTGSPAPDRPERTYDRRGFLGLTARLAGGAALLGGAPGLLAACSSSGSGASGSSGSPASGPGTASAGTPKRGGSLKIGIDAETNGLNPVASDFTSPAVYYARAVFDTLTIQASDGSVKPYLAQSVTPNASYDVWTITLRPGVVFHDGTPLDADALVTYLNQVVASPTYSITLQKLIRSVSKTGNLSVSVKMGQPWVAFDAYLSGGTGGAAQLGFIPSPKMLADPNGANHPVGTGPFVFQRWDSNVQFVATRNPHYWRSGLPYLDQITFKPIPDETARIQTLDAGGVDLIQTAAYDTIASLLHQSQFTVLSNVHGDVGEPSQNFIMLNTQVAPLDDVRVRRALASATDQRQLSRLTESNLVPPSSGPFEPGNPWYSPTGYPTFDLAKAQALVKAYQAEKGPISFPLITAGTTQLNQMQVLQQMWRKAGITVSSIDTPTSTAQISAILIGDYAASSWGQFSAPDPDMNYPFWSATTVAPLKKFAVNFARNADPEIEAALQVGRTNPDRSARIGAYQKVARRLAADVPYIWTGRALGAVAARRNVAGYATGLSLPQGGRAAALNGSNIWLTEIWMS
- a CDS encoding AAA family ATPase, with product MPKVYAVANQKGGVAKTTTVHSLGTALAERGRQVLLVDLDPQACLTYSLGLVAAELGHSLHDVIVHRTPAADALTKVGDIHILPATIDLTGAEIYLLSKTGREYALARAIEPVVSGYDVVLIDCPPSLGILTINGLTAAHEVLIPLQCETLSSRGVGQLLETVGDVRSFTNPGLGVAGVIATMYDGRTRLGQQVLADAHEQHGLELLPPPVPKSVKVAEAPGRSRSVLQHAPHSPAADAYRELAAHLDSRIR